The stretch of DNA GCTGGGTCGAACTCTTGGACATCGGTGCCGTAGATCGATGGCTCATATTCTTGGACGTAGTCTGGCCACTCAGCAGGCCACTCATCGGTCATCACGTCGACTTCGCTCGAGATCTCGTCAGGGATGTCCGATGTTGAAAATCCGTCTGGGAACGCTCGTTCGTCTAGATACAAGCGTGCCGTATGCCCGCTCCCGAGTACGAGGTGATCAATAGTGACGCCGACAGAGACATCAAGCGTTTCGTAGAACTCGAGCATTTCTTCGTTGCTGTACGGGGGGAACGGGAAGGATTTGTACCCCCACGCACCACAGTCACTGATCGTTGGAAGCCACTTCGGGATGTCCAACATCGGCGCATCATAGACGCCATTTTCAGTGATGCGCTCATATTTGGATGGCGTATCCTCTACCTGCTCACGAGAAATTAATACACCGTCGATTGGTGTCGACTCGTAATCGAAGATATCCCAAATATACGCGGTATCACGTTCACTTGGATCTAGTTCTGAGTGCTCATCGTGGATAAAGTCATAGTTCGCGTCGACGAAGTCATCCCATTCTGGAACGTAGAACCGCACGCGATATATTCACCACAAACTGGTTTGACGCATCCGTATATCAACCTGCTGGAGTCCGTTTGTTAGCTGTGGCAATGTCTATGAGATGCGCCATAATTTGTTTAGCTACTCCTCGGAATCAAGATCTAAGAATTCATCAAATGCTCCTGTCTTTTCAGCCTCAAGCACATCGTAGGCTAGACTTTTGTAGAGCACTTCATCACACGATCTACAGACCGTGTATAAGCTTCCCTTTTGATCCCAGTAGTCGTTGCGCTGGATGACTGTATTCTCATGATGCCCGTAGTGTCCTCCTTCATACCTGATGTGATCAAATTCAGTACCGCTACATTCAGGACATGGATCAGACAGATTGTTCCAGTCATCTCGAGAGACGTACTCAAATTCAAATGATTCCTCAGATGGGAGATGCAGCATATACACTTCCAGAAACTCGTCTTGATCATCTGAATCGATTTTGATCACCAGCTCTTCGGATGATAGTACTGGATTTGAGCTTCTTCGAACTCGTTTTCGAATCGATCGACGGTGGCTGGATAGATTTCGGTCAGAAACTCCTCAGCGGTTACACCATCGTACGTGTAGACCCCATCGATTCCATAGATATGGTCTTCTCGTTTCTCAAGCATTCGTACATTGATTTCAAGCCTCATCTCGCCTGTTTCCTCGTATATCCGCGGACCTATTACGAATCCAAGCTCGTCGTCATCGACATCAAAGAGATCAAGGAAAGATTCAACCTCAACCAGTGGATCGCCTTCGTTCCAACCGATTTTCTCTCACCCGTCGATCTCTTCGAGAAACTGTGGCGTGACCTCGCGAGCACCTTCTCGTGTTGCTCGACGACCGGCCTGGAGGAGACGTTCGAAGGCATCCCGACAGTCTCCACCGTTGTCTGCGACGCTGTCTGCTACGAGTTCCAGCACTTCAGGCTGGACAGCACCTGGTCGGAAGGCCTGTTCGACCCGGTCTTTTAGAATCGCCAGCAGTTCCTCGGCTGTATAGGGTTTGAACTCGACAGCTCGGCAGTTCAACCGGCTCCAGCTGCGCTCATCGAGGACGAACCCGTCGGGAGGAATGTTCGAGATGAGGACGAGACCAAGCTTGTTCTCGGTCTGCTGACTCAGCATGTGAAGATCGTAGACGATCGCGGCCTTGTCTTCCAGTTGATCGAACTCGTCGAGCGCGATCGCGACGCTTCGGTTCCTGTCGAGCCATTCGCGGAGTTTCCCGAGCCGTTCGTCGACGGGTTTTCCCTTCCGGGGTGCTGGATATCCTAACTGGATGAGAATCTCGGTCAGAAGCGCTGGCCGCGTACTGTACTGCCAGCAGTTGATCTGGACGGTTTTCACACCGGCCTCGGTCTCTAACGCCTCGAAGACGTGATTGACACAGGTGGTTTTCCCACTTCCGGGCGGCCCATACACGAGGAGGTTCTCCGGCGTCTTTCGTTTCGTCAGGGGCCGCAGTGCGTCTCGAATCGTGTGAAGCTCGGCGTCGCGTTCGACTGGGGGATGGTGTGGATGGTCGGCTGTCAGGTATTCTTCTGCCCGAATGATTTCGCTTCCGTAGCTGTCGTCGAACATAGCAGTCTCACGCTCCGAACTAGGGACAATCTATCAGTCAGGATTCAAAAGGCGAGCCCGGGACGGTATTTCGTATGTGTTGCTCTAGACACATGTTCGAAACTAGTTATCCCGCATCAATAGATACGTTCGTCCGCTGGCTGGCAACTGAAGCCAGGGGTCGCCAAAACGGTGTAGCGACTGCTCCCCCTCACGGTGTTATGCCACCATCCATCATCGACTCACGGCCACCGCTGGAACACTCGTACATCCCAACACAGTTCGTCGGACGCGACGAATTCCAGGACGCACTCAGCGACAGCTTCGCCGTCGAAACCGACTCTCCTAGACAGCACCTCCACGTGTACGGCGTCCGCGGAACGGGGAAGACACACCTTCTCCAGCAGTTGCTGACGACGTTCCCACCGACGGTGACGACCTGCTATCTCTCCGGCATTCCCCACGACACCCAGTACAAAGCACTCGAGCGGCTCTATCAACAGCTCACGGGCACCGAACTAGGTACCGGCCACCACGTCGCCGACGTCCAGCGACAGATCACCGACCAGGTAACGCTTCCGACAGTGATTGTCCTCGACGAGTTCGACTTCCTGCTGTTGAACGACGGGGACGACCTGCTCTACTTTCTCACCCGGCTCGACAACGTAACTGTCATCACCGTCTCTGCGAACACCTCGACCCTCGAGGAATCACTCGACGACCGGACCTACAGTTCGTTCCGTCCCCACCACCTCGAGCTCGAACCCTATTCACCGGAGGAGGCTCACCAGATACTCGCCGACCGAGCGCGACAGGCACTCAGCCCGGACTCGATCGAACAGTCCGTCCTCTCGCACATCGCAGAGGTGACCCAGAACATCATGATTGGGTTGACGTGGCTTCGCGAGGCCGCCGACACCGCGGACGAGCAGATCACACAGGACCTCGTCGACGACCTCCAGTCGACCGCCTATCGAGAATACGTGACGTACCTGCTCGACGACTTCACGCCGCACCATCGCCGCTTGTACGAGGCGATCGAACGGCTCGATCACGAACTCGAGCCACCGTATCTGACCGGGACGGTATACGACGAGTACCAGCGGCACTGCGAAACGGCTACGGTGGCCCCACTGAGTGAACGTAGGGTGAGCGATTTTCTGACTCACCTCGAGTTGCTTCACCTCATCGAGACGACGTACCACTATGGCGGGACGAAAGGGAAAACCCGTGAAATCAGGCTCGTTGACTGGCAGTCATGATCAGATTCAGAAGAGATCGAGTAAGTTCGTCTCCTCGAGCTCATCGAGTTCGCGTCGGACGTCGCGACGATCGGCCAGCAGGTCCTGCCGGTCACGCCAGTGGGTTCGCCGTTCGTCACGGAGGTCCTGGTAGAACGATTCTATCCGGGACTTGAGCCGGTCGCGTTCGCCGTCCTTACCGGTCGACCGTGTATAGAGGAGTTCCAGTCGATCGACGTACCACTGCAGTTTCGACTCGAGTTCGTCGACGGCCTGATCCAGGAGTGCAGTGCGGGTCTCCAGTTCCTGATCGATCCGCTGTAGCTCGTCCTCGAGCCGCTGGCGTTCCTGTTCGTGTGACCGGTCGAGGAACTCCTCGATGTCGAACTCTGTGAATGCCGGGGTGGAGCGTTCGTCTTCCACGGACGAGTATTATGGAGATAGCCGGTTGTGAGTCACTCCTCACCCGGTTGCGATAGCTGTCGGTACTCTCGTGCCTTCTTTTGGTAGAGCTTCGGCAATGCCTCGATCTCTTCCTCGGTCCACTCGTTGACTTCCCGGAGCAGCTGTTCGGCTTCCGCCAGTCTAGAGCGTGGGGCCATATAGAGATAGTCGTGAGGCGTTCGTTTACCTGTGTGGACAGACTACGCTTCATTTGGGACGATCGGTGAAATAGATCACACCAAGATAATTCTTGGACTACATCTCATCGAACTCTTCGAGTTTGTCGAGCACACCCGCCTCTTCTAGCTCCGCCAGCCGCTCAATGACTCGTTCTTTCGTCTCTGCGTTCGACTGAGCTTCAAGGCTGTTTGGACGGCCACACTGTCTGCACTCGGTGTGTTGGCCTTCGTTCGCTGCTCCACAGAAGGTGCACTCCCAGTTCTCGTCTGGGTCTTCTGTCGTGTCGAGCCCGTACTCCTTGCGGATCGCCTGGTTGACGTCGTCGTTGTTCAGGTGGACGTAGACCTTCGCCCGGCTGGAACCGGGGACCCATCCCGCGAACTTGTTGAGCTGTTCGTAGCCCATGAAGGTCGCGACCTCCGTTAAGCGAGTATGCCGAAGGTTGTACGGTCTTCTCTTGCTTTCGGGAATATCGGCGCGTTCACAGGCATCCTTGAAACGGTTGAGGAAGCCGTTGTAGTTCATCCTGTCTCGAAGATCGGGTGTGTATTCGCACTGGTCGTCGTGGAACCGAGGTATCTTGCCACAGCCCCGGCATTTCTGCTGTTCACGTTTCACCCAGAGCGGTGCTGAAGGGTCGTCGATGTTACCCACTTCGCCGCCGAGTGGATGTTGAGCGATCCATTCCCGGAGTGTCCGTCCCGACCGGACGAGTTGGTTGTTCCGATCTGGCGTTCCCTTCGATCCTTCGAGGAAGATGAAGTCGCCTTTCCCGTTGCTCGTGAAATCGCTGATACTACACTCGAGGAGTTCACCGGGTCGGGCGGCAGACTCGTAGAGAACGCTGGTGAAGGCACGGTCACGTGTATTGGAGAAGTTCCGGAACAAGCGTTGGCGTTCGTCTTCGGTGAAGAGGTCGTCCCGTGTGATCGGTGTCGCCTTCTTCTTGGTCACGGTGAAGAAGTCGACCTTGTCCGGGTGCTCGTGGCCGCCGTTCTCGACCTTGTAGAACTTCTTGATCGTGCCCTTGAACTTGTGTTTGGTCGCTTCAGCGTAATCACTTCTGTTGAGATCAGCAAGAACCTGCTTGAGTTCGTCTTCAGACGCGCCTTGCAGCCGGAACCCGTCGGGCGTGAACCGCTTCAGCAGAGTTTTGAAAGACTGGATCTGGCGTTCTTGCTGGACGTCACTGATACCCTCCGCTGCCTGATGGTTGATAAACCGGCGTACTGCTTTTGCGTTCTCCGAGTGGACCTCGTTTTCGAGATTTTGAAGGCTGCGTTGTACGTCGACGTGTTTGGTGGTGGACATAGCGTTGTTTCACGTGTGGAGTCAGAAGGAGAGTGGGGAGACACACTGCTTCCGTTGGGTGTACTGAAGACCCAACGGTCGCCTCAACAGACCTCAGTAATCAGTGGGGTTCGTTTGCCCCTCATGACGGTTGGACCCCACTACACGGTTTGTGTACCGGGCGTCCGGCCCAAGCTCTAAACTATTGAGAGCGCTTCTTTCAAGTTCTCCTCGACTCTCCTTCTTTCGTTTGAGTTTTTCAAAGAAAACCTAGCCAGTATTCTTTATAAGCAATCTAGATACTGCAACACAACAGTACGGTTGAACGGATGAAAATCAGGGGTCTATCCGAGCATCTGGCTTTCCACTTCTTCGGTAGTTACTGGGTCAGAGTTTTCGCGGAACTGGTCAAAGTGTTCGTTGTTTTCTGTTATTAGAAGCCGGTTTTCGTTATTCCCGTAGAGCACCGCTTTTTTGCCTGTTTTGTGCGCATGGATCATTCCAGCTTTGAGCGCGGTTTCGAACTCGGCGTCTAATGGTTGGTTGTTTTCTATTCTTTGCAGATGTGTTTGCTGTAGCGGATCGCTGACTTCGATGTCTGTCGAGTTTACGTCAGGTATTCGGGTCGTAGAGTATAGTGCTATGGTGCCGGCTTGTTTTTTCCGGCTGTAGTTCGCCATTTCATCTACCTCCCCTACTTCATGGTCAGCTGGTGCGTAGTACCTGTCGCCTCGTCCCGCGTCCGGCGCGTTTGCCGGTTCTGTTACTGCGCCACCACCCGGATCATAATTAATCCATTGACCTGTGTTGCGTTCGAAGTATAGTGCATTGCCGTGCCCGCTCCCGCCAACATATCCACCTTCCAGATCAATCTCCCGGTCGTGTTCGTACCGGTTCTCACCTTCAGGAATGTCGTTAATGTGTCTATCTACGAGTGTTATTCCGGTCGCAGTTTTCTGATCCATGGTTCCGGAGATACCTGATCTGCCATCGTTTTGGTGGCTGAAGTGCATACTGTAGGCCACTCCAGTATCGTTCTTAATGTCCTCCAAATCGCCGACATCCAAGTCTTCAAATCGGTTGGTTTGCCATTCGTCCTCTTCGTGCGAGTACAGATATCCTAGGTCGACAGGATCAAATTCCGGATGGAAATCAACCTCATCGTTCCTGACCGTCTCCCTGACGATTTCATCGATCGTCTCGTTCCTGATATGCTGGTCTCGTAGCTCCTGATATTCTTCTTCCGTGAACTCCACGTTGTCAAAACTGAACGGCGTCTCGTAGTCGTCGAAGTTTTGTCCGTCAACTATGATTTGCGCCCGGTAGGTTTCTGGTACTTCTTTCACGATGGATCTCGCTTCGTCCGCTACTGTTTCACCGTCTTTCTCTGCTTTCACCGTCCCTTCCTGTCTGCCGTCCAGTATCTGATTACAGGCGACCTCATACGTGCCTAACTCCGATCCAAGTTCTACTGTTCGGGAGTCGTACTCGTTCTCCAGATGCAGTTCAAGGCTGTCGACTTCATCGACAGGTTCACCGTCCTCGTACAGTTCTAGATCTTCTAACTGGAAGTATTCTAGATCGTCTTCGTTCATCTGGCCAAGACTATTGGTAGAAAGATCAGAGAGATCGATTGTTGAGTCTGAAAGCGAGAAGTCGAGTTCGTAGTCAGGACTGGTTTCCTCGTCGTTGTAGCCGTTGTCCCTGGTTTCTGCGGTTTCGTCTTCGAGTAACTCGTTACATCCGGCGAGTAGTGCTGTTGCGGTTGCTGCGACGAACGCTCTACGGTTTTTCCTTCTGTCCACCCTCGACCACTTAGTGTTGTGATTGGAAAGTAACGTTATAATTGTTGGTGATAGTGAAGGACAGAGGATTCAATTCGGTCAACTTCCTTGGTGACTAAACCAGCTATTCCCAGTCGGAGAGTGTCGTCGTTTCGCTACCAGTGATCTTCGAGTGAAGATACGAAAGTTGCTTCCGTAGCTCAGCTATTTTCTCCCGATTCGTTCCCCAATTGGCGTGAAACCACACCCGGTAGCAATGAAACGGAGTACCATTCCAGTCTGCCGAGAAGGTTAGAATCTCGTGCTGAAGTGAACGCGTCTTCCCGTTGAAATGCGCCTTGAGTTCTTGATACACCGGTTCGAGGAAACAAATGACATGGTAGTGGTCCTGATCGAGTAATTCCAGTTGTTCGAGGAAATGTTGTACATCGTCGGGAGTCGGCTCGATCTCCTGGGAGTCTGCGCCAACGCGCTCGACTAGATCAGTCATATACGCACCCTCGAGGCCGCTATCAACGACGATATCTCGGAATTGGTCGTTCCTGTGTGTGGGGTCGGTCGAATGGAAGTTCTCAAAGCTCGCAGGCATGTGTGTCGATGGATTTAGCGATAACAATACAATCGACGGTCGTACCTGTTCTTTGCGGTTGCGAACGAACTCGAACAGTTCTTCGGGGTCTTCTTCGATACAGCCGTCTTCTGGAAACGTGGGGCTCCAGAGGGCCCAACTCGCTGTCGGATACCCCTCTTTCAAACGCTGTAACGTCTGATCGTCCATGATATACGTTAACTGATTTTCGCCGATGAAACTATCTCTGAGCTGCAGCATGTGGAGAACCAGCGCCAACAGACCGTGATTGGCAAACGGGACGGCGACTTCGGTATAGTCCGCCCACTTACTTCTTCGTAAGAGCCTTTGAACAAGTGATCCACGTATGAGCCGGCTGTCCCGCCGCTCGTATAGACCCCAAACTCTCCGAAAATCGTTATAGAGTCACCTCGGATTTTATGTCAACAACCTCGTGAAGTGTGGCCAAGGAGCCAGCTATGGAACCGGTACCCAGCCAGACGTGGTCGTACAGGGGGGCGCGAGAGATCCTCGAAGAGAAGGGAGTTCTCGAAGAGCTTCCGATCATTGCGGAAGCATACGACGAATACGGCGGTGGCAATCAAAATCTCGCGGACCGGCGTGAGTTGTTGCAGCCGATCGACTGGGAACAGGAAGTCACCGTCCGATTCGAAGCTCCAAACACGAACGAAACTATCTCACGCCGAGCCAATTTTGATGCGTACAAATCGGGTGTCTTGCTCGAACACGAACGCGGTGAACAGATGCGAGCGAACTGGCACCTGATGAAAATGGAAGCTACGTATCGGGATCCTCGTGGCTTTGCTGCTGGCGACGACGTTAGCGCAGGCGTTCTCCTGATTCCCGACTACGTCAATTTCCCTACCCTCGATCGCACGAAAAACGATGTCCAAGCCGTTCTGGGAAACTATTTCGGATTCTCGATTCCCCTGTTCGTGTGGGAGTATCCTACAGGAGATTGAACGACGATGGCCAAACAGCATTCGATCGGAATTGACTGGTGTAACGACACCTGGCTTGCAGTCGTCTATCAGAACGGCGAATACGAAGATGTGCTGATGGCAGACGACGTTGTCGACGTGTACCGGACGTACGAGAATTCCGTCCAACGGATCCTCATCGATGTCCCGATCGGACTGTTCCAAGAAGGCGACCGTGAGGGTGATGAGGAACTCGTGCGCCAGTGTGACAAACTGGCGAGACAGGTATTGGGATCACGCCACAGTTCCGTCTTTAACCCACCTGCCCGCGAAGCCGCTGAAGAAGCTGTAGCCGAGGAACCACACGAGAAAGTGACCAGGACGAACAAACGAATCACAGGAAAGGGGTTACAGCAGCAAGCCTACCATATTGCCAAAGGAGTCTTCGAGGTCGATAAGTTACTCCAGGATGATCAGAGTCCATCTGTCGATGGAATTGACGATACGATTGCGGAGGCACATCCCGAGGTTTGTTTTAGAGCGTTGGCGGGAGAAGAACTCAAACACTCCAAGAAGTTGGTGTCCGGATTCGTCGAGCGATTAGAGGCGATGAGAGAAGTCGAGAACGAATCGGAGCAGACCTTCTACGAGGTCTGCAACGACATCTCCGCGAAGGAAGACACAGACGTCGAGATCGACGATGTCCTAGACGCGATGGTGTTAGCTATCACCGCCGCTGCTGATGAGGCTGAACTACTCCGGCTACCCAGCGGGAATCCACCATCCGACTCTACAGGCCTCCCTATGGAGATGGTCTATCGAGCGAGAGAACCGTTACTGGAAGACCAGAAGTAGATGTGACCGCTAAGCCTGAACGGCACTCGGCCCCCTCTAACGGCCGCTGGACTTCGTGAGTATATCAGAAATCGGCTCCCACTCTAAACACTCAGGCTTGCCAAATTCTGAATGGGTACTACTCAGCGTGGCACGGGTATTCCTATTCGGATCGGCATACTCATCGGCGGACCACTGACTCTGGTGACTCGCGCAACTGCGCACGTATCGGATACGCACTTCGTTCCAGCGACTCCATACTCATCACCGGAACCAAGGTCCGACGAGTATGCACACCTCCTTTCTCGTATCCCCAGATAGCAAGCGAGTTACCAGAGTCCCTATTCCGATATGCCGAAGTCCCCGAACTCCCACGCTAATGAGGGTCCGCGCCCCGCGTTCCTGCCGAAGTCGCCGAATTGGCTTGGATATCGTCCCTCGGGTGAGTTCTCGGCGCGAGCGCCCAGGCCGTCCGTAGATCGAGCTGTACAGGTCCCTCTCGGAGGGCCACGATCGCCACCCTTCTTTGCATATCACCGGTTCAGAGTTCACCCGCCAGGTCGCTTGCACGATTCGTTTCAGATGGAGGCGACGATCAACCCCGGTTCGATGCGCCCTGTTCGGAGCGGCTGCGACGGACGATAGGTCTCAGGCCTTGAAGTGAACCAACGACTGCTGTTCGCTTCGCGAGGTCGTGAGCGTCTCGAGCTGGCGCTTCATTCGGAGATAGTGATAGGCCTGCTCGCGCCAGGTGTTTCGTCGGTCTTCGAGCCGGGTCCGGAGTTCATAGGCCGTCGAATCGGCCGAATCGAGGGCGGTCACCACGCGTGGACACTGAAGTACACGTGGCGTGACGCCGAACCCGTGCAGGCGGTGGTTCTCCGGAAGCTCGTCCCGGACCTGATGGATGATCTGGGCCACGGTCGAAGTGTTCTGTCGACGAGCGAGCGATCCGATCCCGACGTATCGTGTGAGTAACCCCTCCGACCGTAACTCGTCGAGATGCGTCAGATACTGCGCTGGCGACCAGCCCTGCAGGACTGCGACGGGTTCACCAGTCAGGCCCGAATCATCGAATGTATCGAGAAGTCGGCGGTGGTGGCGAGTCGTTCGCTGCTGGTGATCACGGACCGTTCGATCGTGTGTTCGAAGGACTGCCGGACTACAGGGGTAGTCTCGGAGGGCGAACAGCTCGGGGTCGTGGGTTCTGAGATAGGCGAGGTACTCTCGGTCCGAGGTCTGGTACGCTTCGCCAGTGAGTAGTTGGCTGTACCCGCCGGAGTCGACGAAGAGGTTCTCGATCGTGTCGAACGGGGTGTTGTTCGCGGTCGCGTAGTTGAGTAACACGTTCGGCTCTTCCAGCTTCTGTAGCGCTTTTCGCGCACTCCCGGAGGCGCACCCAAAGAAGAATCTGAAATCGGTGTTTTCCACGGCCGATCACCACGGCCTAGTGAACGCCGTATCCTCGATCCGCCAATTCGATGGCGACCGAGCCGCGAGCTCGACTTCGTAGAGTTTGACCTGGACGAGGGCATCGGTGAAACACGAGACCGGTGTGGAATCTGCTGCCCCTATCTTTTGATAGTTCCCGTCACGTATCCTGACCGTTGTTTCGCCCATCGTATCACCATGACACACGGACTGGTGCTAATCAATGAAGTGACTATCTCCAGGCCGTGTTTCACTTGCAGCAGTAGCCGGAGGAAATGCCATCCAGTGTGGCCAATCAATGTGGGACGATCCAAGCAACCAATAAGGTTGGTTCTGAGCGAATCCGGGCCTTTCGACACTTGAGTACTACATTACTCTCGGAGGAAGTACAACGCTGTAGAGTTCCAAGAGCGCCTTCGCTGGTTCTACTGTGCATTCCCGATACGAAAATTGGAATGCGACTATTCTGAAGCCACAGACGGATGGAATAAATTGCTATTGGATTCCCAACTGAATTCATGAACGCGCCCCAACGCTTCCAAGATCTCCTCGACAAATGCCTGGCCATTCTCCTCAAAGGTCAACGGCCATCCGAAGAGAAGCCGTTTGTAGCCCTCGTCCGGCAGTAAGCGATCTTCCGTCAGCACCGTCTCGATTTCCTCTGGATCTTTGTGCGTATTGCTAATACCCCACGAATTCCACATTGAGTATAACGTTAAATCATGTTCTTCTGCCACTGCCGCAAACTCCTGATTCGAGTTGAGAAGGGCTTCACGATGCTCTTCGTTCTTATTTGGGCGAAGATGGGCACCAACGTAAACTGTCTGTTCGAAGAAATTCAGGTATACGCCTGGGTATGCCGATGAAGTTCCGCGTTCTTCCGGGAAATCGTCATACTCGGATGGAACGAATGGCACCATAATATCTTGAGGGACCAGCGGATGGTAGGACTTTGATAGCGAACTGAGTGACTTCCTCCCGCCCCAGTGAAAGATCTCCTTTCGGCCGGAAGAGTAGCGGGACAACCCGATTTCTGGTGCCAGGCGTTCCAAGTCTTGGATTAAACTGATGATTTGATCCTGTTGCCGCTGGATCCGTTCGATTTCGTCCTCTTCGAAGTGGAGGAGTTCGGTAAATTGTGAGCCGTACCCCTCCGCTTCGAGGGCCCGACGAATTTGCTTCGCGAGTGGTTCGTGTTGGGGTTTGATGTCGTTTGTGTCTATCTCATCAAGTCGAGCAAGGAGATCGTTCCAACTCAACCACTCGACCCGTACCTCGACGCTTTCTTGGCTGAGTTTTTCCCTTGTCTCTTCGACAATTTCAGGCTCATTGACGTCATCGGTTATGACGATGAGTATGCGGGCTCCTCGCTTTGCAACGCGGTCGAGCTCGACCGCTTCCTGATACAACTGCGATTCCCCGAACCCTGCTTTCTTCTTGGATTCGTAGCCCACTAGCAACTCATTCAAGTCCTCGAATACCCAGTCTAATTCCCTCTCGGATCGAGACTGCAACTTTGTCTGTGCTGCAACGAGTTCTGTCTCCCCGCTGAACCGTTTACCGCCCAATTCTGGTTCGTGGAGTGTGTTCAGAAGCTCGGGGCCGTATTCTAAGGATTCGGTGAGAATCCCAGCCACCAAATCGTTCTGTGCGACCTCACTTCCCTCGATAGAGCGGAGATACCGTGGCATGCCAGCCATACCTGTTCAAATCATAGTACATTCGTATAAATCACCACTTTCAATTCTGCCGTCAGCACAATTAGGTTGCACAACGATGGTAGGCGGCTATTCGGGGAGTGAGCTGGTCTCGCTGAAGTCCTGAAACAGGTGAAACGTGATCTGATCACGTGGGATATCGCGTTCCGCTATCCGTTGTCGTAGCCCTTTTTTGACGATTTCGGTTCGGCAGATGATCCAGACAGCGATGTCGTTCTCAAGGTGCTTTTCCACGTGCTCCAGTTCCCGTGGTTTGTTTTCCATCGCGACCTCGACTGCCAGGCCTGTATTTCCCATGCTGACGTAGACGTCCGCATCATCACGTTCAAGCTCGGCCGTCCAGCCTGCCTCTTCGAACCGGTCTTTGATTCGGTGTTGCCAGTAGCGATGGACGATGCCGCCTCGCCCCTCGAATCCGGGATCGACGTCGAGATTGTCTTCGACGTACTCCTGCCCGTGCTGGGTGAG from Natronobacterium texcoconense encodes:
- a CDS encoding Cdc6/Cdc18 family protein; translated protein: MFDDSYGSEIIRAEEYLTADHPHHPPVERDAELHTIRDALRPLTKRKTPENLLVYGPPGSGKTTCVNHVFEALETEAGVKTVQINCWQYSTRPALLTEILIQLGYPAPRKGKPVDERLGKLREWLDRNRSVAIALDEFDQLEDKAAIVYDLHMLSQQTENKLGLVLISNIPPDGFVLDERSWSRLNCRAVEFKPYTAEELLAILKDRVEQAFRPGAVQPEVLELVADSVADNGGDCRDAFERLLQAGRRATREGAREVTPQFLEEIDG
- a CDS encoding Cdc6/Cdc18 family protein, which codes for MPPSIIDSRPPLEHSYIPTQFVGRDEFQDALSDSFAVETDSPRQHLHVYGVRGTGKTHLLQQLLTTFPPTVTTCYLSGIPHDTQYKALERLYQQLTGTELGTGHHVADVQRQITDQVTLPTVIVLDEFDFLLLNDGDDLLYFLTRLDNVTVITVSANTSTLEESLDDRTYSSFRPHHLELEPYSPEEAHQILADRARQALSPDSIEQSVLSHIAEVTQNIMIGLTWLREAADTADEQITQDLVDDLQSTAYREYVTYLLDDFTPHHRRLYEAIERLDHELEPPYLTGTVYDEYQRHCETATVAPLSERRVSDFLTHLELLHLIETTYHYGGTKGKTREIRLVDWQS
- a CDS encoding tyrosine-type recombinase/integrase, giving the protein MSTTKHVDVQRSLQNLENEVHSENAKAVRRFINHQAAEGISDVQQERQIQSFKTLLKRFTPDGFRLQGASEDELKQVLADLNRSDYAEATKHKFKGTIKKFYKVENGGHEHPDKVDFFTVTKKKATPITRDDLFTEDERQRLFRNFSNTRDRAFTSVLYESAARPGELLECSISDFTSNGKGDFIFLEGSKGTPDRNNQLVRSGRTLREWIAQHPLGGEVGNIDDPSAPLWVKREQQKCRGCGKIPRFHDDQCEYTPDLRDRMNYNGFLNRFKDACERADIPESKRRPYNLRHTRLTEVATFMGYEQLNKFAGWVPGSSRAKVYVHLNNDDVNQAIRKEYGLDTTEDPDENWECTFCGAANEGQHTECRQCGRPNSLEAQSNAETKERVIERLAELEEAGVLDKLEEFDEM
- a CDS encoding DUF429 domain-containing protein, which gives rise to MAKQHSIGIDWCNDTWLAVVYQNGEYEDVLMADDVVDVYRTYENSVQRILIDVPIGLFQEGDREGDEELVRQCDKLARQVLGSRHSSVFNPPAREAAEEAVAEEPHEKVTRTNKRITGKGLQQQAYHIAKGVFEVDKLLQDDQSPSVDGIDDTIAEAHPEVCFRALAGEELKHSKKLVSGFVERLEAMREVENESEQTFYEVCNDISAKEDTDVEIDDVLDAMVLAITAAADEAELLRLPSGNPPSDSTGLPMEMVYRAREPLLEDQK
- a CDS encoding deazapurine DNA modification protein DpdA family protein, producing MLLNYATANNTPFDTIENLFVDSGGYSQLLTGEAYQTSDREYLAYLRTHDPELFALRDYPCSPAVLRTHDRTVRDHQQRTTRHHRRLLDTFDDSGLTGEPVAVLQGWSPAQYLTHLDELRSEGLLTRYVGIGSLARRQNTSTVAQIIHQVRDELPENHRLHGFGVTPRVLQCPRVVTALDSADSTAYELRTRLEDRRNTWREQAYHYLRMKRQLETLTTSRSEQQSLVHFKA